The following coding sequences lie in one Carassius carassius chromosome 1, fCarCar2.1, whole genome shotgun sequence genomic window:
- the LOC132099398 gene encoding uncharacterized protein LOC132099398, which produces MAVSLDGNRKMYRFNRNGTTDVPWRSVCIPSFYLQKELGKTQKIEFVCTDVMCKYYPYLKRVCEAFPDLEYLLQMQPFLSVMHAKGHSTKCEVEWGGRNQEGAGLTVGEEVEAVNLFMFRAALTTKYMTKSARTDMITIHVRGWNLRKKLNLHNYLAQRYVKTLQRTAEVAGEIEMTKSHLNKTSEDLQQWVTDVQLWAASNSNKDRRRKRSAIAKEKSKLEEAITSYNALVSNAEAVDPADTLLAQDFSIWPWETAEPCGQNM; this is translated from the exons GACTACAGATGTACCGTGGAGAAGTGTTTGCATACCCTCTTTTTATCTTCAAAAAGAGCTTGGCAAGACACAAAAGATTGAGTTTGTCTGCACTGATGTAATGTGCAAATATTACCCATACTTAAAAAGAGTGTGTGAGGCCTTTCCTGATCTAGAGTATCTTTTGCAAATGCAACCATTCTTATCAGTTATGCATGCAAAAGGTCATTCAACCAAATGTGAG GTGGAGTGGGGTGGCCGCAACCAAGAGGGAGCTG GTTTGACTGTTGGAGAGGAAGTGGAAGcagttaatttatttatgtttcgTGCTGCATTGACAACAAAATATATGACCAAATCTG cacGCACAGATATGATCACTATCCATGTTCGTGGATGGAACCTAAGGAAAAAGTTAAATCTTCACAATTATCTTGCTCAAAGATATGTTAAG ACATTACAGAGAACAGCTGAGGTGGCAGGAGAGATTGAGATGACCAAATCCCACCTGAACAAAACAAGTGAAGATCTTCAGCAGTGGGTCACAGATGTTCAATTGTGGGCAGCATCAA ACAGCAACAAAGACAGGCGACGCAAGCGATCTGCCATTGCTAAAGAGAAGAGCAAACTAGAAGAGGCCATAACATCATACAATGCTCTGGTCTCAAATGCAGAGGCTGTGGATCCAGCAGACACCCTTTTAGCACAAGACTTTTCAATATGGCCTTGGGAAACAG CTGAGCCTTGTGGacagaatatgtaa